The Syntrophorhabdaceae bacterium DNA window CGAAATCTCCAAATGCCCCTGCCTTCTTCGACCTGTACTTTGCGCCATGGGCTTGGGCGCAGTCTTCCACCACCCTGAGACCGTGTGCCGCCGCGGTCTCCATGATGGGTCCCATGTCGCAGACCTTGCCGTAGAGGTGGGTGACGAGGAGCGCACCGGTCCGGGGGGTGATCTTTTCCCCGATTTTCGCGGGGTCGAGGTTATAGCTTTTTATGTCGGGCTCCACGAGGACGGGTTTCAGACCGGCGTGGATTACGGCAAGGATCGTGGCGATATAGGTATTCGAAGGGACGATGACCTCGGTACCCTTTTCGAGGCCCAGGGCCAAAAGCGACAGGATAAGGGCGTCGAGGCCCGAACCCACTCCCACGCAGTGACGGCAGCCCGTGTACGCGGCGAACTCCTTCTCGAATCCCTCCACCTTCTTCCCAAGGACGAACCATCCCCGTTCGAGTGAATCTCTGAAGCTCCCAAGGAGTTCATCAAAGAAGGGCCGGTTGAATTGCCCCAGGTTCTCGTACTCAATCATGGATAGGCTTCCGCGATATACTCGGCGGGATCGTAATACTCCGACGCGAGGACCAGGAGGAAGGCGTCTTTACTCCAGTTATACATGGAATGCCAGTCCTCCGGCGGGACTATGAGCCCCCGGTCGGGCCTGTCAAGGACAAAGTTCTCTTCCGTCTTTCCGTTATTGGCATATATCTCGAGGCTCCCCTTGAGGCAGATCAGGGCATGGACGGTCTTGAAGTGCCGGTGCTCGCCCCTGACCGAATCAGTGGGCACCCCGTATATGTAGTAGATACGCTTTATCTCGAAGGGGATCTCTTTTTCGATCACCGTCAGGTTGCCCCGGTGATCGGGAATTGTTCGGAATTGAATGAAATGTGCCAGATCAGCCTCCTGAATGGAATCTATCTTTTATAACCTTTAGGGCCTGGAATTGTCAACACGGGGAGGGGCGGAAGGGCTTGCCTGATGTGCTCCCGTGCACGCTCCGGGCAGACAAAACTTGGGGCGGAAAAAGGCGGCGAATGCTCCCCCCATCCCCCCTTACTTTGACACGGGGGGTACTACCTCGCCTTGCGAACAATTGGCGGCTGACAGTCTTTGTGATATAGTTTGAAAAAAAGGAGTCGCTCATGTTTAT harbors:
- a CDS encoding FdtA/QdtA family cupin domain-containing protein; the protein is MDSIQEADLAHFIQFRTIPDHRGNLTVIEKEIPFEIKRIYYIYGVPTDSVRGEHRHFKTVHALICLKGSLEIYANNGKTEENFVLDRPDRGLIVPPEDWHSMYNWSKDAFLLVLASEYYDPAEYIAEAYP